Genomic DNA from Phyllopteryx taeniolatus isolate TA_2022b chromosome 10, UOR_Ptae_1.2, whole genome shotgun sequence:
TAttattgtcatgtgtgtgtgtgttccgggttttgtcttcccctctgtttcacacacacctgctcctgtgaacatcttcaccacctgtgcctcgttcaccctaattaccccttgtatttaacttcgtgtctcattccctctcgttgccagttcgttgtaccttgtcgtcgcgttccagcattccttgtttccacgtcacagactcacagtaagacttgaccctgttccgattatcgaccttgcctctttgcctcatgtttttggatactgttgcctttcttggattgcctgcctgtgtaccgacctatgcccgtctattaaacctctctttttggaaactgtccatttgttttggagtcgtgcatttttgggtcctatcctctgttccgttcatgacaattatagaataatttatttcttgtgttcagtgaataatgctgaagataaGAAACTTCCTACCGAAAAATCCCATGCTCAATCGCAATTGCAATATTTGTcgaagagtattttcccaaatcgttCAGCTCTAAAcctgattgatgactaggtagttttaattgggcccacaaCGTTAAACGCTGATCGGCTTCCCAGTGACGAGGCCTGGCTAAGTGTGGATtaaggtttagccacataaacacatgtgatgttgtggctaactacacacaagtgtggctgGGAGATTTGTATACTCTTTAGCCACATTTGcgaagaggtttcatgacccagtgcccaCCCTGCTCAGTGTCTTGTTTAATATACATACATTCAGAGATTGTGAGAGTAACTACTACCGGAAGTCACCTCTGTCCTGTAAACGTGATTCCGAATCAAgatgttcatctatctatgccagcgatgtatagtCACAGGCAGAAGACTTAAATTCTATTccagtagatggcagaaggtacaataaatctgttgccattcatacataCAACACAATTAGTCATGGCTTCCTCCAAGGATATCAGCTTTGAGTTGAATGAAACACatccagatttcacactgagttaGTCAATTTGTgattaaatcattattttgatatttatactttttgtgacattgttttgtggtgtgagatttttttttttttttttttttttttaaagagtaaaacgggtgccttggctcaataaaggttgggaaagactgctgtcacaatttagtcagaGGAAAGTGAGCCAACCGTTCTCTGCCGTGTTACCAAATGGTTTTTGGACATGTAGCAGTTGACTAAATAGTGGCATAAAATGAGCTTCAACTAACCTGAACCTTTCTGAAGATTAATCTATCCCAGATGCTGTCTCTCCTTACAATGCCTTTCGACATCTCTGCTTCCTTTCGACTGTATGCAAAATTCAGCAGCCACCGCTTCACAGAAGTGTTGGCCTGCCCAAAGATCTATAGaaatatatttctatattttcatGTGAggttttataaaacaaacaaaaggaagACATCGTTGCACATTACAAAGCTCCACTTTTATTAAGCTCACCCACCTTATCGTATATCCGGTTTAGAAGTCGAGGTACCACAGGAAACACAGTAGGTTTTAGTGTACAGAGGTCATCCATCAGAAGACGAATATCTCCCTGGAAATATCCAATCTTGGATCCCTGAACCATCATCACTCCCTATATATCAAATTTAGAGATCAGTAGGGAAATGTGCATGACAAAATGTTAAACTACAGTGCTTCACACATGAGTTACATCTGTCattaaaaatgagaagaaaCCATTCGTGCTTTCATGCACTCTATCAATTTCAGTGAGTTCTCAACCCATTAccattttgaacacaaatgagTTTGTAACAGAATTCACCTTTGTATCCCCAAATTTTAGCCAGCTCAGTGGGCCTCTGTCAGAAGTCAGAAATTAATCAAGCATAATATTCAACCGGGTCaccgatggtgtagtggtacactcgcctgccttgggtgcaggcagcgtggcttcagttcccactcagtgacagtgtgaatgtgagtgcgaatggttgtccgtgtctatatgtgccctgcgactgactggcaaccagttcagggtgtagtccgcctttcccccgaagtcagctgggataggctccagcgccctgtgaccctaaccaggataagcggtgttgaaaatggatggatggaaatggataaTATTCAACCACTGAAACAAATTATTCTGTTCAGTAAAAAATGTCTAATCtgacatacatccatccatccattttctgtaccgcttatcctcactagggtcacgggtgtgctggcgcttGATAACAATAACAATTATATTGTAGCATTAAAAGAATCATTTTGGTAAAAGACCTTCTACATACTGGTGTATTACCATTACATAAACATAGATAATATTTTGGTAATTAAAAGAATGTTGCTTTTGACATGTCAGCAAGTTTGACTATTTCATGGCTCGATCTGAGTTTCCCAAAAGATAACAATTGATATTTCAAGTACATTATAtgaaagcaaaaacaatttaacCTATCAATGGGAAtctagggcagctgtggcagtCTCATTAATTACATGACGTTAACCACTGTATATTAAGAATTACAGCAGTGTCTTCTATTGAGGGTGTCAAAGGggaaaatatcaaaacataCCTGTACAACTCTCTCAAACATGTGAGCCAGGGGAAGAAATGAAATATGGATATCCCTGGGACCCAATAGACAGGTGGCCTAATACACACAAAGTAGGTATGCGCAGGCATTCCCAATGACACACAGAGAGATACACATACAAAGAGAAAGCGTGGTAAATTAAAACAGCGTTGAAACCTAGTCTACCCTCTTAAACCTGTGgaccaaaaagcaaaaaactgaTGTCAGCAGTAGCTCAATCTGTGAAGACTTGGTTGGTAATAGCACTGTGGCCAGTTTAAGACCTGCTACAGGTGAAGACATGACAATTGAAACTGGCACTAGTTCATTTCCCGAGCCACATGTACACTGTCTTCTGACTACTACTTCAAGGATAACACAATATAAGTAGATAACATACATCTTCTCAAACTCAGTCACAAACCACGGTCTTGTTGCTCATTATTAATGCTTCTCGACTGTATATGTCCCATTTTACTCATCACTAACTATTCTGTACTCCAACCTGAAATTACCGCTGACATTTTCAGAGCATTCCATTCTCTCCTAACTGCCATCTCTCTCCGTTACTTTTTGGTGTGCGCGTCAATTTTGTGAACGTGCTACAGAAATCTAAATGTTAATGCATCTCTCTTTTGTACTGAATAATGCATTAAGAATTAAGAATGAATAAGTGCCTGCTAGTTATTCTTGTCAAATATGACATTGGATACTCACCTGTGTTAGCTGAAGGAAAGCGGAGCAGTTGGACACAATATTCTTATGTGACAAAATCGCTCCCTTTGGGTTTCCTGAAAGCATATATATTTATTAGCATATGTTTTGAttatgcgtgtatgtgtgtgtacagtaggAGCATCACCTGTTGTTCCACTAGTAAAGCAGATGACAGCCATATCTTCAGGTCTGGGAGGCTGGAGACATTGTGATGTTTaggtcaaaaaaacaaacaaaaaccaaaaaaatcatcCAGAATCATATATCCTTGTAGTCTGGTGAAAATGTGCTAACAAGCTAATAGCCACTTACCACAGGTTGGTGATAGTTCGCCTTTCCAATGGCCTACACAACAAGAAAAGTGacatcaatcaaatcaaaataaaagcaaacagaAATAAGTAAGTAGTCGTAaatgagaagtgcaaaaagaacAATCAAAAGGGAATGTGTTAAAAGTGGCAGAAATGAGTTGTTGCATGCAAAACACTACTTCACACATACAGAACCAAAGACAGAGGCAAACGGAAAGAAATGGTAAAGAGACaagtatttccaagaaataaacATGTACATATGAAAGGCACAAGCCAAGAGGGAATGAAGCGCTTTGCTGACCTCCATCTCGCGCAAGCTGAGAATGTCGATTCCAGCTTGCTTGCCTCTGTCCACCAGCTCTTCGCTCGGACTCTCCATTACAACAATGGTCTTCACAGTGTATTTCTTGTCTTTTACACAGTCAAGTACCAGGTTGACTTTATCTGCCACATCGCACACTATGGTGGAGATGGAAGCTACAGGAAACAGCAACAAAggcaacaaacaaaatcaagttACAAACATACCCtaaagtacatactgtatatacagtacatttaacaaATACTTAAAACTTCTCTCAATTTCTCTGTGATTGTCTCTTACCTTTGTCTATAATGTAGTTGATGGCCTCTGCACCAAGTGTGTCATAAAGCGGGACAGACACCAGGGAATACGCGTAGCATGCCAGCTCAGTGATAGTCCACTAAattcccacacaaaaaaaataaggtaTAAGCAATGACAAACGCTTTTTAAGTGAAGTTTGAGCTATAACCAAGTGCAATCCTTTTTACCTCAGGTCTGTTTTGAGAGAAGATGCCAATGTTGGGGTCAGTGGCCTTGGAGTGTCCGTTATGCAGAAAAGCGGATCCGAGATTTTCTGTTCGCTCCATCACCTAAAACACATGTACAACATGTCACTGTCATGTGCACACTTTCTTTTTGCTCATTGTGCCTCCATAGAGCACtgctatttaacaataatgttgacGGAAACATTTTTATCCACCCTTGGCTTTCTGAATATAAAGAAACCTCagggtgaataaaaaaaaaaaacaacaacaaaaaaaaacctaaagatTAACTACAGTACTTTAGAGAATGCAACACATTTCGATTCGGTCAATTTCATTGCAATAAGGAGCCAACAAGTATAGTTATTTGCCTGTTACATGAATGTCCAAAACTACACATT
This window encodes:
- the LOC133484748 gene encoding long-chain-fatty-acid--CoA ligase 1-like isoform X3 encodes the protein MSYQEVMERTENLGSAFLHNGHSKATDPNIGIFSQNRPEWTITELACYAYSLVSVPLYDTLGAEAINYIIDKASISTIVCDVADKVNLVLDCVKDKKYTVKTIVVMESPSEELVDRGKQAGIDILSLREMEAIGKANYHQPVPPRPEDMAVICFTSGTTGNPKGAILSHKNIVSNCSAFLQLTQATCLLGPRDIHISFLPLAHMFERVVQGVMMVQGSKIGYFQGDIRLLMDDLCTLKPTVFPVVPRLLNRIYDKIFGQANTSVKRWLLNFAYSRKEAEMSKGIVRRDSIWDRLIFRKVQASLGGCVRLMITGAAPVSPTVLTFLRTALGCQFYEGYGQTECTAGCTLTMPGDWTAGHVGAPLPCNFIKLVDVAEMNYLAVNGEGEVCVKGPNVFQGYLNDPEKTAETIDADGWVHTGDIGKWLPNGTLKIVDRKKHIFKLSQGEYIAPEKIENVYVRSDGVAQVFVHGDSLQSFLVAVVVPDHDFLCGWTKRTMGVEGSYNALCSRADVKAAILDDMVRLGKEAGLKSFEQVKAICLHPELFSIDNGLLTPTLKAKRNELRQHFRSQMDELYVGIKM